The proteins below are encoded in one region of Belonocnema kinseyi isolate 2016_QV_RU_SX_M_011 chromosome 3, B_treatae_v1, whole genome shotgun sequence:
- the LOC117169662 gene encoding 60S ribosomal protein L9 has product MKQIVTNQTVKIPEGLTVSVKSRLVTVKGPRGVLKRAFKHLALDIRMVSPRLLRVEKWFGTKKELAAVRTVCSHIENMLKGVTKGYQYKMRAVYAHFPINCVTTENNSVIEIRNFLGEKFIRRVKMASGVTVTNSTKQKDELILEGNSLEDVSRSAALIQQSTTVKNKDIRKFLDGLYVSEKTTVVQADE; this is encoded by the exons ATGAAGCAGATTGTTACCAATCAAACAGTCAAAATCCCGGAAGGGTTGACCGTTTCAGTCAAATCTCGACTGGTAACGGTTAAAGGACCACGAGGAGTCTTGAAGAGGGCTTTCAAACATCTTGCTCTTGATATTCGT ATGGTCAGCCCTAGGCTGTTGAGAGTAGAAAAATGGTTTGGTACCAAAAAGGAATTAGCAGCCGTTCGCACAGTATGCTCTCACATCGAAAACATGTTAAAGGGCGTGACGAAGGGATATCAATACAAGATGCGAGCTGTATATGCCCATTTCCCCATTAATTGTGTCACTACTGAGAACAATTCAGTAATTGAAATCCGTAACTTTTTGGGAGAAAAATTCATCCGAAGAGTTAAGATGGCATCCGGAGTCACCGTCACGAATTCCACTAAACAGAAGGATGAGCTAATCCTTGAAGGAAACTCCCTTGAAGATGTATCGCGATCAG CTGCTTTGATTCAACAGTCGACGACAGTGAAAAACAAGGATATCAGAAAGTTCTTGGATGGTTTGTATGTATCTGAAAAAACCACAGTTGTACAAGCCGACGAATAA